TAATTATACAACAAAGAAGAATGAAGTTTCCttgagatgagcaacaaatggcAGCTCAAATTTTGATGGAGTCCACAAGTAGGTTAATAATGTGAGGTTTTAAGACTTTCTCCGGATGAGTGTATCCATCTAGATTGTGTATATATGTAACCTCAACAATACGAGCAAGATTGAGAATAGGAGTTAAAAATTCTGTAGAGACGGGAGTGGGCCTAAGAAGTCCTTCATTAATATCTTTCCATGCTGTCTCAGCCATATTTTGAAATTTAGCCATTGCCTCTTTTGTTGATATACCATAATCTCTCATGCAGCACTCAATTCCAGTTGCAATTTGTCCCCTGCTTTTCTCAACCTAGAAAGCAGATAAATTAAAGGTTAGCTTTTATATTGCCTTAATTGTCGTCGCAACACTTTGTTTGTCCAAATCCCATATAATGATATAATTTCTTGAGATGCAAATCATACCTCGTACGTGGCTGTGTCATCGATAACTCGACATATAATTACACTAGCTTCAAGAATTTTTGGATTCTTTGACAACCACTCAAAATCTTGCTCCGTGGCAGACTTCATGCCCAAATACGATGTTGTCGCGAGGTAGTAATATGTGGTAGTTGCTAGTGCATTGCTTAGGTATTCAGAAACAGGTGGCATATATCCTTCAATAAACCATGTTGACTCGACATTATAATTTCTTACTACTTCTTTCATCTGTGAATACAAAACAAATATATGTTCAAGTGTTAGAAAATTTTGATTGAACTGTATCAAGTTTCTAATCACAAAAAGACGAACACAAGGTAAACCAAAGTGAGAAATGGATTAAGGAAAAAATGCATTTCGATAGTTAAGTTGCTCGAACATACTCTTTCTATTGCATGGCAGACAATATGAGATCTTCCGGCACTAGACAATTCCTTTTCATAATCCTTGTAGAGATCTAGAATAGCTTTATAACTGATTTTCATGTAATCAGGAAGCCGATCAATTTCGTTGATATCCCATCTGCAGGATGACAAAATTAAGGTGAATTCGAAATTCGTCTTAATCTTTTCACGACGACATTCACTATCAAGGAATAAGTGAATTGATGAAGTTCATACCTTTGTATGGCATCTGTGTATGCCTCAAGTTCTTTAACTGTACCGTAAGCATCAAAGGTGTCATCGACAATCGAAATCATTGATATGGTCTTAACGAGCATGACGCGAGCTTGAGAGTATTGAGGCTCAAAATAAACTCCTAATGCCCAAAAGTAGCATTCAACTACTCGATCTCTAGCATATGGAAGTGTTGTTACAAAATCCAAATCTTTCCACCACCTGCAGCATAAGAAATTAACATGAGTACTTGAGATATGATGAATCAAAAAGGGTTCATCGTTTTTATATATGGCACCTTGATACTTGAGCAAGTTCTTGTTTGTGCAACATCTGGAGCAAGTTGAAATCCAATTTGGCAAATCGAAGTAACACATTATTCTTCGATTGTTCCTTGTCATAGATTGATGAGATGAAGAATCGGGTCTCGACTCTAGGAACACCCTTGTGCAAACATTGCTCAAGGGCATGTGTCACTTGCTCCCTAAGTGGAGATTTCAAATGTGGAGCTGCAGATTCAAGATGGATAGTGGAGAAAGCAAGTGCGTCTTCTAAGATATCGTCAGCATGAGTCCTTACATGTGAAGCTTCATACAAGTTTAATAATCCTAAGACATCACTAGCAAGAGACTCCTTGAATTTGCCATTTTCATCTTGGAATTTGCTGAAAATTTCTGGTATTTCAAGAAAGAAAACTCAAGATGAATTAGCCTTCTTCCAATAAATGGATAATAATTTTAACAACTTCATGATGAACTTACCAGGAGAGATGTTGAAACCGTGTTGTCTGAGCAATCGAAATTGAAGTGCAGAGGTGCACAAATCATTGCAGTTTGAGTTTTGGTTGTAAATCTGATCCAAAATCTCATCAATTTCTTTCTCAAAGTGGTAGGATATACCAAGGCGTTCAATAATGTCAATCAAATTCAATGTATCGGCCAATTTCCTTCCGGTTGCTAACAGCATACTCCTCGTTTGTTCCTTCAATGCTTCAATCTCTTGAGCATATATATACTTTTCCGCAACCTATATGTAATGTACATTAAACTGAAATTAGCAAAATTAATGTTGTTCAACATAAATAAACTACCTGATTATCAATGGAGAACaaactataaatataaataaagaatACTAGTATTAGTTAAATTACCTGATTATCAATGGAGAATGAAAGGAACTGATCACCCCAGAGACTAGGGGAGAAGTCGGCGACGGGGCGAACAATCTCTTCTTCATAGTTTGCAACTGCTGCTGAGGCCATTGCTAATTAAAGATGAGTGTATTTTTACTTGTTCTTTTAAGTTTtaaggaagaaagaaaggaacTCTACTTATTGAAAATTGATGACTTAAATTAAGAGACGGGAGAAGTATATATAGTGGTGAGAGATGCGCAGCCAactctaattaatatttttattgtaAATATAATTTTATCATTTCCTGGTTGCCTTACTTGACTTTATTCTAGCTAGTAACCAGGCAGCAGCCCTTCTTGCCCAAACTGTGGACTTCCGTAAAGGTTTTCCAtactttttatataaaaaaaagtttTACATGGATGCAATTTGTATAAATTAAATGTGTATAAATTTTTGAAACTCATGTTAATTGTAAACTTTCTTATTAGGAAAGACCTACCACCCATGTATTATCAGCCAAAAAAAGATTACAAAAAAGTCTACCTTAGGATTTACTTGACTGTATACAGCGACGTAGCCACATTCAAACAAGGGGTGTCAAAAGACACCGCTTCGCTAGAAAATTACATTGTATTGTTAGataaatttttttgttttatgtatattttactaTACGTTGACTCCCTTTAATTTTTCGTGtatttacttttttatattttgacaccccttaatGAAAATTCTGACTTCGTCATAGACTGTATACTAACTGGCTAGTAAGCCAACCAGTAGCCATTTGATTCATTATTGACTGTGTGTGGTCTGTTTAACTTTAAATCAGTTACGAATTTTATTGAATACTACTCTATTCAAATTAAGTGTCTTGTTTAGCTTTTCAAGAATCGTTTAAAACACTTTATTTGGGAACAATATTAGAAATTTTGATACTTCTGGTTAGAGTTCTAATTTTATGGTTCCAGGGGCGGCTCAAATCGTTGGTGGCCTAAAGTCAAATTTTGATGAGGGGccttattatttaaaaaaataaaaacaaattatatatttttaatttaagtctatttcctttactttttgagacacaaaattattaatattttgtttatAATCGAGTtattctaataattctttttcgcTTGATACTATAGCTAATCCATTTTAATGTCTCTTGTGACATTGTTGATCCTAGGTAAGATTGTATTACATTAAAATTTAATAAACTTTTTCCCGCGAATGTAACTATTATAGGAACATTATTCGTTAAGAAATATAGatatttgaaaaagaatcaagtcTTACTTTTTCAAGTCTTGTTAGCTAATAGAGTATATCGAGTAGGATATTattttgtcacggcccaaaaatcacacctgtcgtgatggcgcctatctcaatactaggcaagccgacaacatcaataacccataatttattttaaatattgaaaacataataattaagtttaaaagaaaatcccacaaatactagatataaatacactcccaaaacctggtgtcactgagtacatgagcatctaaatggtaacaaagtctgactgataaaaatactgtctgaaaatatagaacaatacaaaaaACTTaaaggaagagagtcaaggtctgcggacgtcaagcagctacctcggaatctccAGAAAATCAACGGTGCGAAGAAAacaacacccactgtgtccgggaataccttgatctgcacacgaagtgcaaggtgtagtatgagtacaaccaactcaggaagcaacaatactaaataaagagctgaagatagtgacgagcttcacagctaagcccaattacagtaatttctaACATAagaatgtaggcatgctttcaactTCAACATTAAAAATTCAAGCAGTAATTCCATATCAAATTCGACTGCAACAGAAGATAATGTCTTTCAGAAATTTCtaaaacaatgatatatgacagctgaagtgcaacaataatgaaatcaatgcacatcttagagcaacagtcactcaatcatcctattcactccaacctcacaatcactctttccgtATAgccactcattcctctcaatcactcagcactcgacactcgcactcagtaggtacatgcgctcactaagggtgtgtacagactctgactcaaaaatacaaatcgtactccaattcaagcctaatgataACTagcaatttccaacttctacattcaataccgaaacctatcaaatcaagttcgattgacctcaaatttagcaCATAAGTCAATAATGACagaacagacctattccaatttctaaaatcgtattccgaccccgatacgaaaaagtcaactccccggtcaaactttcaaacttaaatttatattttagccatttcaagcataatttaactacggacttccgaaTATTTTTTCTGGAAATACTCCTTAGtcgaaaatcaccatacggagctattggaattatcaaaattatattccggggtcatttataTATAGGTAAAtatctggtcaaccttttcaacttaagttttcatcttggagactaagtgtctcaattcatttcaaaacctcaccggacccgaactaattaCCCCGAGAATTCATATAAcaattgtaaagtataaattgagcagtaaatgggagaacagggttgtaatactcaaaacgaccggtcgggttgttacattctccccctcttaagcaaacgttcgtcctcgaacgggtttggAATCATACCtagagcctcaaataggtgtggatatttgcctCGCATATCCCGCTCAATCTCCCAGGTAGCTtttccgactggctggcctctccactgcactttcac
The nucleotide sequence above comes from Nicotiana tabacum cultivar K326 chromosome 12, ASM71507v2, whole genome shotgun sequence. Encoded proteins:
- the LOC107821548 gene encoding 5-epi-aristolochene synthase-like; protein product: MASAAVANYEEEIVRPVADFSPSLWGDQFLSFSIDNQVAEKYIYAQEIEALKEQTRSMLLATGRKLADTLNLIDIIERLGISYHFEKEIDEILDQIYNQNSNCNDLCTSALQFRLLRQHGFNISPEIFSKFQDENGKFKESLASDVLGLLNLYEASHVRTHADDILEDALAFSTIHLESAAPHLKSPLREQVTHALEQCLHKGVPRVETRFFISSIYDKEQSKNNVLLRFAKLDFNLLQMLHKQELAQVSRWWKDLDFVTTLPYARDRVVECYFWALGVYFEPQYSQARVMLVKTISMISIVDDTFDAYGTVKELEAYTDAIQRWDINEIDRLPDYMKISYKAILDLYKDYEKELSSAGRSHIVCHAIERMKEVVRNYNVESTWFIEGYMPPVSEYLSNALATTTYYYLATTSYLGMKSATEQDFEWLSKNPKILEASVIICRVIDDTATYEVEKSRGQIATGIECCMRDYGISTKEAMAKFQNMAETAWKDINEGLLRPTPVSTEFLTPILNLARIVEVTYIHNLDGYTHPEKVLKPHIINLLVDSIKI